A genomic window from Salvia splendens isolate huo1 chromosome 11, SspV2, whole genome shotgun sequence includes:
- the LOC121755160 gene encoding probable cyclic nucleotide-gated ion channel 20, chloroplastic isoform X2, translated as MDASSRDEAPMLPATYLQSDNGGSSTRRGISGRTRSVSMSFATESPHPSEYQQNLVGFTGPLRAVKQNSQVQMSGPLNPNRNNELVFRPPQTAAEAENRARNGDGDYVGKNEHLWRSGQLGKCSDPYCTACPMFYDAKGQQKPSRTTAMIDAKYRNMFYGDAQSWAKRMRSRFLSYIPGVINPHAKLVQWWNKFFVIFCIVASFLDPFFFFLLFMRKDYNCVALLKPKTREFLILRTITDCVYIMHILLQIILIFFLPHSASSPGNEIIKYVLPSAILVQYIPRLSRFLPLVAGFSPTGFIFESAWANFLMNLLTYILASHVVGSCWYLLSIQRVNKCLQDVCDRNKTSNCMKYLSCNHNYEKRFADIPDWNDWKNNENASACFTKDGFDFGICEAAVNLTTHKDIFDRYLYSLFWGFQQISTLAGNQEPSYMPLEVVFTMFIIGIGLLLFALLIGNMQNFLQALGRRRLEKSLRGRDVEQWMSHRRLPKHLRRQVRAAERFNWAATRGVNEDSLIENLPEDLQREIRRHLFKFVKKVRIFQLLDEPVIDAIQEKLKTRSYIKNTKILYPGGLVDKIVFIIRGKMKSTGEDGNDSILSEGDVCGEELLTWCLEHSSVSKDGTSIRLPRHGLLSDRQVTCLTNVEAFVLRAADFEEVAGLFTRFLKIPLVQGAIRYESPHWRGIAARRIQLAWRHKRKQTNRVDSSQVGSSRSPHNLSYRTRSKRKY; from the exons ATGGATGCTTCATCGAGAGATGAAGCACCTATGCTGCCAGCTACATATTTACAGTCTGATAATGGCGGCTCCTCTACAAGAAGAGGGATTTCTGGTAGGACGAGGAGTGTGTCAATGTCTTTCGCTACGGAGTCTCCACATCCATCTGAATACCAGCAAAATCTAGTTGGCTTCACTGGCCCTTTGAGGGCTGTGAAGCAAAATTCTCAAGTACAGATGAGTGGTCCGTTAAATCCTAACCGGAACAACGAGCTAGTCTTTAGGCCTCCTCAGACAGCTGCTGAGGCTGAGAATCGGGCCAGGAATGGAGATGGGGACTACGTGGGGAAGAATGAGCACCTCTGGAGGTCTGGGCAGCTCGGAAAGTGCAGTGACCCCTACTGCACAGCTTGCCCCATGTTCTATGATGCTAAGGGGCAGCAGAAGCCGTCAAGGACAACAGCGATGATTGATGCTAAG TATCGCAATATGTTCTATGGCGATGCACAAAGTTGGGCAAAGAGAATGCGTTCGCGTTTTCTTTCTTATATTCCTGGGGTTATTAATCCTCATGCAAAACTCGTTCAGTGGTGGAACAAGTTCTTCGTTATCTTTTGCATTGTCGCGTCATTTCTcgacccatttttctttttcctattGTTTATGCGCAAG GATTACAACTGCGTCGCATTACTTAAGCCTAAGACACGAGAATTTCTCATCTTAAGGACCATTACCGACTGCGTTTATATAATGCATATCCTCCTTCAG attattttaatatttttcttaccACACTCTGCCTCGTCACCTGGAAAcgaaattataaaatatgtcCTTCCATCGGCAATTCTCGTTCAGTATATACCAAGGCTGAGCAGATTCTTACCTTTGGTTGCTGGTTTTTCCCCAACTGGCTTCATTTTTGAGTCAGCCTGGGCGAATTTCCTCATGAATCTTCTCACGTACATTTTGGCGAGCCATGTGGTTGGCTCATGCTGGTATCTTCTTAGCATACAG AGAGTCAATAAGTGCCTTCAAGATGTATGTGACAGGAACAAAACCAGTAACTGTATGAAATACCTCAGCTGTAATCATAATTATGAGAAGAGGTTTGCAGACATTCCGGACTGGAATGACtggaaaaataatgaaaatgcaaGTGCTTGTTTTACGAAAGACGGTTTTGACTTCGGGATATGTGAAGCTGCTGTCAATCTGACCACCCACAAGGACATTTTCGATAGATACTTGTATTCACTCTTTTGGGGGTTCCAG CAAATTAGTACGCTAGCTGGGAATCAGGAGCCGAGCTACATGCCTCTCGAAGTTGTTTTCACCATGTTCATAATAGGGATTGGTCTGCTGCTTTTCGCTCTTCTGATTGGGAATATGCAGAACTTTCTGCAGGCACTTGGACGCAG gAGGTTAGAAAAGTCTTTAAGAGGCCGCGATGTTGAACAATGGATGAGCCATCGTCGCTTACCTAAACATCTTCGAAG GCAAGTCCGAGCTGCAGAACGCTTCAACTGGGCAGCAACTAGGGGTGTAAACGAAGACTCGCTGATAGAGAACTTGCCAGAGGACCTTCAACGAGAAATTAGGCGCCATCTCTTTAAGTTCGTCAAGAAA GTACGGATTTTTCAACTTCTCGATGAACCTGTCATTGATGCTATACAAGAGAAGCTGAAGACAAGATCCTACATCAAAAACACTAAGATACTATATCCGGGTGGTCTAGTTGATAAAATAGTATTTATAATTCGTGGAAAGATGAAAAGCACGGGAGAAGATGGCAACGATTCTATCCTGTCTGAAGGCGATGTTTGCGGAGAAGAACTACTTACCTGGTGCCTCGAACATTCTTCCGTCAGTAAAG ATGGAACGAGTATTAGACTTCCACGACACGGGCTGTTGAGCGACAGGCAGGTAACTTGCTTAACAAACGTCGAAGCCTTTGTATTACGAGCTGCTGATTTTGAAGAAGTGGCGGGTCTCTTCACAAGATTTTTGAAGATTCCACTCGTTCAGGGCGCCATAAG GTATGAATCACCGCATTGGCGTGGAATTGCAGCTAGACGAATCCAACTAGCATGGAGACACAAAAGGAAGCAAACAAATCGAGTTGATTCAAGTCAAGTAGGTTCCTCAAGGTCACCGCACAACTTGTCATATCGGACTAGAAGCAAGCGTAAATATTAG
- the LOC121755160 gene encoding probable cyclic nucleotide-gated ion channel 20, chloroplastic isoform X1, whose protein sequence is MDASSRDEAPMLPATYLQSDNGGSSTRRGISGRTRSVSMSFATESPHPSEYQQNLVGFTGPLRAVKQNSQVQMSGPLNPNRNNELVFRPPQTAAEAENRARNGDGDYVGKNEHLWRSGQLGKCSDPYCTACPMFYDAKGQQKPSRTTAMIDAKYRNMFYGDAQSWAKRMRSRFLSYIPGVINPHAKLVQWWNKFFVIFCIVASFLDPFFFFLLFMRKDYNCVALLKPKTREFLILRTITDCVYIMHILLQFRLAYVAPETRVAGSGDLVDDPKKIAWNYFTTYFPVDLVVVLPMPQIILIFFLPHSASSPGNEIIKYVLPSAILVQYIPRLSRFLPLVAGFSPTGFIFESAWANFLMNLLTYILASHVVGSCWYLLSIQRVNKCLQDVCDRNKTSNCMKYLSCNHNYEKRFADIPDWNDWKNNENASACFTKDGFDFGICEAAVNLTTHKDIFDRYLYSLFWGFQQISTLAGNQEPSYMPLEVVFTMFIIGIGLLLFALLIGNMQNFLQALGRRRLEKSLRGRDVEQWMSHRRLPKHLRRQVRAAERFNWAATRGVNEDSLIENLPEDLQREIRRHLFKFVKKVRIFQLLDEPVIDAIQEKLKTRSYIKNTKILYPGGLVDKIVFIIRGKMKSTGEDGNDSILSEGDVCGEELLTWCLEHSSVSKDGTSIRLPRHGLLSDRQVTCLTNVEAFVLRAADFEEVAGLFTRFLKIPLVQGAIRYESPHWRGIAARRIQLAWRHKRKQTNRVDSSQVGSSRSPHNLSYRTRSKRKY, encoded by the exons ATGGATGCTTCATCGAGAGATGAAGCACCTATGCTGCCAGCTACATATTTACAGTCTGATAATGGCGGCTCCTCTACAAGAAGAGGGATTTCTGGTAGGACGAGGAGTGTGTCAATGTCTTTCGCTACGGAGTCTCCACATCCATCTGAATACCAGCAAAATCTAGTTGGCTTCACTGGCCCTTTGAGGGCTGTGAAGCAAAATTCTCAAGTACAGATGAGTGGTCCGTTAAATCCTAACCGGAACAACGAGCTAGTCTTTAGGCCTCCTCAGACAGCTGCTGAGGCTGAGAATCGGGCCAGGAATGGAGATGGGGACTACGTGGGGAAGAATGAGCACCTCTGGAGGTCTGGGCAGCTCGGAAAGTGCAGTGACCCCTACTGCACAGCTTGCCCCATGTTCTATGATGCTAAGGGGCAGCAGAAGCCGTCAAGGACAACAGCGATGATTGATGCTAAG TATCGCAATATGTTCTATGGCGATGCACAAAGTTGGGCAAAGAGAATGCGTTCGCGTTTTCTTTCTTATATTCCTGGGGTTATTAATCCTCATGCAAAACTCGTTCAGTGGTGGAACAAGTTCTTCGTTATCTTTTGCATTGTCGCGTCATTTCTcgacccatttttctttttcctattGTTTATGCGCAAG GATTACAACTGCGTCGCATTACTTAAGCCTAAGACACGAGAATTTCTCATCTTAAGGACCATTACCGACTGCGTTTATATAATGCATATCCTCCTTCAG TTCAGGCTAGCTTATGTTGCTCCTGAAACAAGAGTTGCAGGGTCTGGCGATTTAGTTGACGATCCTAAGAAAATTGCCTGGAATTATTTCACGACATACTTTCCTGTTGATCTAGTTGTTGTACTTCCCATGCCACAG attattttaatatttttcttaccACACTCTGCCTCGTCACCTGGAAAcgaaattataaaatatgtcCTTCCATCGGCAATTCTCGTTCAGTATATACCAAGGCTGAGCAGATTCTTACCTTTGGTTGCTGGTTTTTCCCCAACTGGCTTCATTTTTGAGTCAGCCTGGGCGAATTTCCTCATGAATCTTCTCACGTACATTTTGGCGAGCCATGTGGTTGGCTCATGCTGGTATCTTCTTAGCATACAG AGAGTCAATAAGTGCCTTCAAGATGTATGTGACAGGAACAAAACCAGTAACTGTATGAAATACCTCAGCTGTAATCATAATTATGAGAAGAGGTTTGCAGACATTCCGGACTGGAATGACtggaaaaataatgaaaatgcaaGTGCTTGTTTTACGAAAGACGGTTTTGACTTCGGGATATGTGAAGCTGCTGTCAATCTGACCACCCACAAGGACATTTTCGATAGATACTTGTATTCACTCTTTTGGGGGTTCCAG CAAATTAGTACGCTAGCTGGGAATCAGGAGCCGAGCTACATGCCTCTCGAAGTTGTTTTCACCATGTTCATAATAGGGATTGGTCTGCTGCTTTTCGCTCTTCTGATTGGGAATATGCAGAACTTTCTGCAGGCACTTGGACGCAG gAGGTTAGAAAAGTCTTTAAGAGGCCGCGATGTTGAACAATGGATGAGCCATCGTCGCTTACCTAAACATCTTCGAAG GCAAGTCCGAGCTGCAGAACGCTTCAACTGGGCAGCAACTAGGGGTGTAAACGAAGACTCGCTGATAGAGAACTTGCCAGAGGACCTTCAACGAGAAATTAGGCGCCATCTCTTTAAGTTCGTCAAGAAA GTACGGATTTTTCAACTTCTCGATGAACCTGTCATTGATGCTATACAAGAGAAGCTGAAGACAAGATCCTACATCAAAAACACTAAGATACTATATCCGGGTGGTCTAGTTGATAAAATAGTATTTATAATTCGTGGAAAGATGAAAAGCACGGGAGAAGATGGCAACGATTCTATCCTGTCTGAAGGCGATGTTTGCGGAGAAGAACTACTTACCTGGTGCCTCGAACATTCTTCCGTCAGTAAAG ATGGAACGAGTATTAGACTTCCACGACACGGGCTGTTGAGCGACAGGCAGGTAACTTGCTTAACAAACGTCGAAGCCTTTGTATTACGAGCTGCTGATTTTGAAGAAGTGGCGGGTCTCTTCACAAGATTTTTGAAGATTCCACTCGTTCAGGGCGCCATAAG GTATGAATCACCGCATTGGCGTGGAATTGCAGCTAGACGAATCCAACTAGCATGGAGACACAAAAGGAAGCAAACAAATCGAGTTGATTCAAGTCAAGTAGGTTCCTCAAGGTCACCGCACAACTTGTCATATCGGACTAGAAGCAAGCGTAAATATTAG